The proteins below are encoded in one region of Halalkalicoccus jeotgali B3:
- the ddh gene encoding D-2-hydroxyacid dehydrogenase, with translation MATNDLEQLYVHESVENVIPKEAFVEAFSDFPIPVELVGDGEEYDERDGVVTYVPGEEFLDAGWVHCARAGYDAFDTEAYAEAGVPLTNSSGIHGATVGEVAIGCMLSLARMLHVYRDNQNETHWYTPDYERPFTVENERLCVLGLGTIGEGIATRADGLGMEVVGVRRSDEPVPGVSEIYGPDDLHEAISDARFVAITLPHTPETDGLLSTPEFEAMREDSYLVNVARGPIVDEDALVSAIEDGEIAGAALDVFETEPLPDQSPLWDMEEVLVMPHKGSATNRYHLDIADLVKENVEHYWAGEELRNRVA, from the coding sequence ATGGCTACAAACGACCTCGAGCAGTTGTACGTCCACGAATCCGTCGAGAACGTCATCCCGAAGGAAGCGTTCGTCGAGGCCTTTTCGGACTTCCCGATCCCGGTCGAACTCGTCGGCGACGGCGAGGAGTACGACGAGCGCGACGGCGTGGTCACCTACGTCCCCGGCGAGGAGTTCCTCGACGCCGGGTGGGTCCACTGCGCCCGGGCGGGCTACGACGCCTTCGACACCGAGGCCTACGCCGAGGCCGGGGTCCCTCTGACGAACAGTTCGGGCATCCACGGTGCGACCGTCGGCGAGGTCGCCATCGGTTGCATGCTCTCGCTTGCACGCATGTTGCACGTCTACCGGGACAACCAGAACGAGACCCACTGGTACACTCCCGACTACGAGCGCCCCTTCACCGTCGAGAACGAGCGCCTCTGTGTGCTCGGACTGGGTACCATCGGCGAGGGGATCGCCACGCGTGCGGACGGGTTGGGAATGGAGGTCGTCGGCGTGCGGCGCTCTGATGAACCAGTCCCTGGCGTCTCGGAGATCTACGGCCCCGATGACCTCCACGAGGCCATCTCTGACGCCCGGTTCGTCGCGATCACGCTACCCCACACCCCCGAGACGGACGGGCTGCTCTCGACGCCGGAGTTCGAGGCGATGCGCGAGGATTCGTATCTCGTGAACGTCGCTCGGGGCCCGATCGTCGACGAGGACGCACTCGTCTCGGCGATCGAGGACGGCGAGATCGCGGGGGCGGCACTCGACGTCTTCGAGACCGAGCCCCTCCCCGACCAGTCGCCGCTGTGGGACATGGAGGAGGTACTCGTCATGCCTCACAAGGGCTCTGCGACCAACCGCTATCACCTCGACATCGCCGATCTAGTGAAGGAGAACGTCGAGCACTACTGGGCGGGTGAAGAACTGCGAAACCGCGTCGCCTGA
- a CDS encoding thiamine pyrophosphate-requiring protein, whose protein sequence is MDVNEAIAQTLREEGVEYLFGFPSNPLFDTDSAEEAGVRSIITRQERTAVHMADAVGRLTSGEQVGAFACQHGPGTENSIGGVAQAYGESAPIVAVPAGYDLAKTDVDPKFNSLVSYQSVSKSCEQLADPEAVSETMRRAFSSARNGRPRPSVVEVPKDVFYTDLEEEFEYTPSKARRSGPDPADVETAAETLAEAERPVIFAGQGVHYAKGWDALKELAETLEAPVATSLNGKSAFPEDHPLSLGAASKSEPGQLTHFVREADVLFGIGCSFTETAYGLTMPETSDKTVIHSTLDPTDIDKDVVSDHSLVGDADLTLTALIEELDGRVDEDRGRADDVASEIEEVREEWLAEWESKLTAEDTPINPYRVIRELDETVDKEEVVITHDAGNPRDFLAPFFEVTEPLSYIGWGKTTQLGYGLGLTMGAKLVNPEKLCINVWGDGAIGMTALDLETAAREDIPILSIHLSNFEMASYDTPFGGHWADVAEGLGCYGERVEDPDELGAAIERAIEKTEEGTPALLEVITSKETELSRPDLE, encoded by the coding sequence ATGGACGTCAACGAAGCGATCGCGCAGACGCTACGAGAGGAGGGTGTAGAGTACTTGTTCGGGTTCCCGAGCAATCCGCTGTTCGATACGGATTCGGCGGAGGAGGCGGGGGTTCGATCCATCATCACGCGCCAGGAGCGCACGGCCGTCCACATGGCCGACGCGGTCGGCCGGCTGACCTCCGGCGAGCAGGTCGGTGCCTTCGCCTGCCAGCACGGGCCGGGCACCGAGAACTCCATCGGCGGCGTCGCCCAGGCCTACGGCGAGTCCGCGCCCATCGTCGCGGTCCCCGCGGGCTACGACCTGGCGAAGACCGACGTGGATCCGAAGTTCAACTCCCTGGTGAGCTACCAGTCGGTGAGCAAGTCCTGCGAGCAGCTCGCGGATCCCGAGGCCGTAAGCGAGACGATGCGCCGGGCCTTTAGCTCGGCGCGAAACGGCCGGCCCCGTCCCTCCGTGGTCGAGGTCCCCAAGGACGTCTTCTATACGGATCTCGAAGAGGAGTTCGAGTATACGCCCTCGAAAGCACGACGCTCGGGGCCGGACCCGGCCGACGTCGAGACGGCGGCCGAGACGCTGGCCGAGGCCGAGCGCCCGGTGATCTTCGCCGGACAGGGCGTCCACTACGCGAAGGGCTGGGACGCTCTGAAAGAACTCGCAGAAACCCTCGAAGCGCCGGTGGCGACGAGTCTGAACGGGAAGAGCGCGTTCCCCGAGGACCACCCCCTCTCGCTGGGCGCCGCGAGCAAGAGCGAACCGGGACAGCTCACCCACTTCGTCCGGGAGGCCGACGTGCTGTTCGGGATCGGCTGTTCGTTCACCGAGACCGCTTACGGGCTAACGATGCCCGAAACGAGCGACAAGACGGTGATCCACTCGACGCTCGATCCGACCGACATCGACAAGGACGTCGTCTCGGACCATTCATTGGTCGGCGACGCCGACCTCACCCTCACAGCGCTGATCGAGGAACTCGACGGCCGCGTCGACGAGGACCGGGGACGGGCCGACGATGTCGCAAGCGAAATCGAGGAGGTTCGCGAGGAATGGCTCGCCGAGTGGGAGTCCAAACTCACCGCCGAGGACACCCCGATCAACCCCTACCGCGTGATCCGCGAACTCGACGAGACGGTCGACAAAGAGGAGGTCGTCATCACCCACGACGCGGGCAACCCGCGCGACTTCCTCGCGCCCTTCTTCGAAGTCACCGAACCCCTCTCGTATATCGGCTGGGGAAAGACCACTCAGTTGGGCTACGGGCTGGGGCTGACGATGGGTGCGAAGCTAGTCAATCCGGAGAAGCTCTGCATCAACGTCTGGGGCGACGGCGCGATCGGGATGACGGCCCTCGATCTGGAGACCGCAGCCCGCGAGGACATCCCGATCCTCTCGATCCATCTGAGCAACTTCGAGATGGCCTCGTATGACACGCCCTTCGGCGGGCACTGGGCGGACGTCGCGGAGGGGCTTGGCTGCTACGGCGAGCGCGTCGAGGACCCCGACGAACTCGGGGCCGCCATCGAGCGCGCCATCGAGAAGACCGAGGAGGGCACGCCTGCGCTGCTCGAAGTCATCACCTCGAAGGAGACCGAACTCTCGCGGCCGGACCTCGAATAA
- a CDS encoding MFS transporter, with amino-acid sequence MNGNDRSIAGFTMLAHGTFHTYELSIPLFIVIWLDVFDVSAFVLGVVVSVGYGLIGVGALPSGVLADQYGSRRLIVAAVVGMGGGFFLLALAPNVYTLCGAIVVWGAAASIYHPAGLSLISRGAEERGTVFAYHGVGGNVGTAFGPLLAALLLVFFDWRIVIVALAIPAVVVVAVGSAIEFDETAATAADGGERPDTHDSDDGFDLGGIVADSRLLFTTGFALAFVIVMLYGTYYRGLLTFMPDMIANLPQFSTYTVMGQAAEPAQYIYTGLLMVGILGQYAGGRITDHIRTEYALLATLTSLAVLAVVFLPAAGWGVVPFLTVCAILGFCLYATAPIYQVVIAEYAAEDVHGLSYGFTYLGMFGVGAGGAALAGALLTYFSAAVLLGTLGAIALLAAGLVVVVLEFV; translated from the coding sequence ATGAACGGCAACGACCGCTCGATCGCCGGGTTCACCATGCTCGCCCACGGGACCTTCCACACCTACGAGCTGTCGATTCCGCTCTTTATCGTGATCTGGCTCGATGTCTTCGACGTCTCGGCGTTCGTCCTCGGAGTCGTCGTCAGCGTCGGGTACGGGCTGATCGGCGTCGGCGCGCTGCCGAGCGGCGTGCTCGCCGACCAGTACGGCTCGCGCCGACTGATCGTCGCCGCGGTCGTCGGAATGGGCGGCGGTTTCTTCCTGCTCGCGCTCGCGCCCAACGTCTACACGCTCTGTGGGGCGATCGTCGTCTGGGGCGCCGCGGCGAGCATCTACCACCCCGCGGGTCTGTCGTTGATCAGTCGCGGGGCCGAGGAGCGCGGTACGGTGTTCGCGTACCACGGCGTCGGCGGCAACGTCGGCACCGCGTTCGGCCCGCTGCTTGCGGCACTCCTCCTCGTTTTTTTCGACTGGCGGATCGTCATCGTCGCGCTCGCGATCCCGGCGGTCGTCGTCGTGGCGGTCGGTTCCGCGATCGAGTTCGACGAGACTGCCGCGACCGCCGCCGACGGCGGCGAACGACCCGACACCCACGATAGCGACGACGGGTTCGATCTCGGGGGGATCGTCGCCGATTCCCGGCTGCTCTTTACGACGGGATTCGCCCTCGCGTTCGTGATCGTCATGCTCTATGGAACCTACTATCGTGGGTTGTTGACGTTCATGCCCGACATGATCGCGAACCTCCCGCAGTTTAGCACGTACACGGTCATGGGTCAGGCGGCCGAACCCGCCCAGTACATCTACACCGGCCTGCTGATGGTCGGCATCCTCGGCCAGTACGCCGGCGGCCGGATCACCGACCATATCAGAACGGAGTACGCGCTGTTGGCGACGCTGACGTCGCTCGCGGTCCTTGCGGTCGTCTTCCTTCCCGCGGCCGGTTGGGGGGTCGTTCCGTTTCTCACGGTGTGTGCGATCCTCGGGTTCTGTCTGTACGCGACCGCGCCGATCTACCAGGTCGTGATCGCTGAATACGCCGCAGAAGACGTCCACGGGCTCTCCTACGGCTTTACGTACCTCGGGATGTTCGGCGTCGGTGCGGGCGGGGCGGCGCTGGCGGGCGCGCTGTTGACGTACTTCAGCGCCGCCGTGTTGCTCGGAACCCTCGGCGCGATCGCGCTTCTGGCGGCGGGGCTCGTGGTGGTCGTCCTCGAATTCGTCTGA
- a CDS encoding CaiB/BaiF CoA transferase family protein, translated as MESDSTSQEKILDGITVVDLTTFVTGGFATLMLANQGAEVIKVERPELGDDSRHSGPPFVSTENYEGPGKSAASQGESPYFWTVNYDKQSIELNLKSEEGLSICKELIEEADVVVENYRPGTAERLGLGYDDLQDLNPELVYCSISAFGETGPWSDRPGYDLLVQGMSGIMSVTGEEGGDPVKVGLPQTDLITAMWAAFGIVGALFRRERTGEGERVELGMLDSSLPWLTKQAAKAFVGEETSRMGTKDPVLAPYQSYPTADGYLNVACGNQKLWEGFCTEIGREDLLEDPRFSENADRVEHMDELEGELSETLRERTTDEWVETLAEEAGLPVGPVYEVDEALESEQVEARGAVGSLSHPAAGEIPSLEHPLNFEGADSGFDDAPPLLGEDTEAILDRLGYSEEQVAELREAGAIPDA; from the coding sequence ATGGAATCCGATAGCACGAGTCAGGAGAAGATACTCGACGGGATCACCGTCGTCGATCTGACGACGTTCGTCACCGGCGGTTTCGCCACACTAATGCTCGCGAACCAGGGCGCTGAGGTCATCAAGGTCGAACGTCCCGAACTCGGCGACGACAGTCGCCACTCGGGCCCGCCGTTCGTCTCGACTGAGAACTACGAAGGGCCCGGAAAGTCGGCCGCATCCCAGGGCGAGTCGCCGTACTTCTGGACGGTCAACTACGACAAGCAGAGCATCGAACTCAACCTCAAAAGCGAGGAGGGCCTGTCGATCTGCAAGGAGCTGATCGAGGAGGCGGACGTCGTCGTCGAGAACTACCGACCGGGCACCGCCGAACGGCTGGGCCTGGGCTACGACGATCTCCAAGATCTGAACCCCGAACTCGTCTACTGTTCGATCTCCGCCTTCGGCGAAACCGGCCCCTGGAGCGACCGACCGGGCTACGACCTGCTCGTCCAGGGCATGAGCGGGATCATGAGCGTCACCGGCGAGGAGGGGGGCGACCCGGTGAAAGTCGGCCTTCCTCAAACGGACCTCATCACGGCGATGTGGGCGGCCTTCGGGATCGTCGGCGCGCTGTTCCGGCGCGAACGCACGGGCGAGGGCGAGCGTGTCGAGTTGGGAATGCTCGATTCGTCGCTGCCGTGGCTCACCAAACAGGCCGCAAAGGCGTTCGTCGGCGAGGAAACGAGCAGAATGGGCACTAAAGACCCCGTGCTCGCGCCGTACCAGAGCTATCCCACCGCGGACGGGTATCTGAACGTCGCCTGCGGAAATCAAAAACTCTGGGAGGGGTTTTGCACCGAAATCGGGCGGGAGGACCTCCTCGAAGACCCCCGCTTTAGCGAGAACGCAGACCGCGTCGAACACATGGACGAACTGGAAGGGGAACTCTCGGAGACGCTCCGCGAGCGCACGACCGACGAGTGGGTCGAGACGCTGGCCGAGGAGGCGGGTCTGCCCGTCGGGCCGGTCTACGAGGTCGATGAGGCACTGGAGAGCGAGCAGGTCGAGGCCCGCGGCGCGGTCGGCTCGCTTTCCCATCCCGCGGCGGGCGAGATCCCGAGCCTCGAACACCCGCTGAACTTCGAGGGCGCAGACAGCGGGTTCGACGACGCACCGCCGTTGCTCGGCGAGGATACCGAGGCTATCCTCGACCGACTTGGCTACTCCGAGGAACAGGTTGCGGAGCTGCGTGAAGCGGGTGCGATACCCGACGCGTAG
- a CDS encoding NADP-dependent malic enzyme, translating to MSLEDDSLDYHEADPPGKIEIATTKPTNTQRDLSLAYSPGVAGPCRAIDENPDDVYRYTAKGNLVGVVSNGSAVLGLGDIGASASKPVMEGKGVLFKRFADIDVFDIELDLEDPESMIAATKAMEPTFGGINLEDIKAPECFQIEETLREEMSIPVFHDDQHGTAIISGAGLLNAAEIAGKELADLDVVLSGAGASAIATARFYVSLGVKRENITMCDSSGIITEARAEEVNEYKRQFARDLPEGGLADAMEGADVLVGLSVAGIVSPEMVRSMAADPIIFAMANPDPEITYEDAKGARDDTVIMATGRSDYPNQVNNVLGFPFIFRGALDVRATEINEEMKVACAEALADLAKQDVPDAVRKGYGDQPLQFGSEYILPKPIDPRVLFEVAPAVAQAAISSDVARREVELDEYKEQLEARLGKSREMMRVVLNKARSDPKRVALAEGEDEKMIRAAYQMQEEGIAQPVLIGDREEIETTLRRLGLAFEPDVVDLSEAEYDEYAERLYDLRQRKGFTRSEAADMVRRDSNYLGSVMVEAGDADALLTGLTHHYPSALRPPLQTIGTAEDANYAAGVYLLAFKDQVVFCADATVNQNPDEDVLAEVTRHTADLARRFNVEPRAAMLSYSNFGSVDNEGTRKPREAARLLRRDPDVDFPVDGEMQADTAVVEEILNGTYDFAELEEPANVLVFPNLEAGNIGYKLLQRLGGAEAIGPMLVGMDKPVHVLQRGDEVKDIVNLAAVAVVDAQNQ from the coding sequence ATGTCACTGGAGGACGACTCCCTCGACTACCACGAGGCCGACCCACCGGGCAAGATCGAGATCGCGACCACCAAACCGACGAACACCCAGCGCGACCTCTCGCTCGCGTACTCGCCGGGAGTTGCCGGCCCCTGCCGAGCTATCGACGAGAACCCCGACGACGTCTATCGCTACACCGCCAAGGGCAATCTGGTCGGTGTGGTGTCCAACGGAAGCGCGGTCCTCGGGTTGGGCGACATCGGCGCGAGCGCCTCGAAGCCGGTTATGGAAGGGAAGGGCGTCCTGTTCAAGCGCTTTGCCGATATCGACGTCTTCGACATCGAACTCGATCTGGAGGACCCCGAATCGATGATCGCCGCGACGAAGGCCATGGAGCCCACCTTCGGCGGGATCAACTTAGAGGACATCAAGGCTCCCGAGTGTTTCCAGATCGAGGAAACCCTCCGAGAGGAGATGTCGATCCCGGTCTTCCACGACGACCAACACGGCACTGCGATCATCTCCGGAGCGGGGCTGCTCAACGCCGCGGAGATCGCCGGTAAGGAACTCGCGGACCTCGATGTGGTGCTCTCGGGGGCGGGCGCGAGCGCGATCGCCACGGCGCGGTTTTACGTCTCGCTCGGGGTCAAACGGGAGAACATCACGATGTGTGACTCCTCGGGGATCATCACCGAGGCGCGCGCCGAGGAGGTCAACGAGTACAAACGCCAGTTCGCTCGCGACCTCCCCGAGGGCGGCCTCGCGGACGCGATGGAGGGCGCGGACGTGCTCGTCGGCCTCTCGGTCGCCGGCATCGTCTCGCCGGAGATGGTCCGGTCGATGGCCGCCGACCCGATCATCTTCGCGATGGCCAACCCCGACCCCGAGATCACCTACGAGGACGCGAAGGGTGCCCGCGACGATACGGTGATCATGGCGACCGGGCGCTCCGATTACCCCAACCAGGTCAACAACGTGCTCGGCTTCCCGTTCATTTTCCGAGGGGCCTTGGACGTCCGGGCGACCGAGATCAACGAGGAGATGAAGGTCGCCTGTGCGGAGGCGCTTGCGGACCTCGCAAAACAGGACGTCCCGGACGCGGTCCGGAAGGGCTACGGCGACCAGCCACTGCAGTTCGGCTCCGAGTACATCCTCCCCAAGCCGATCGATCCCAGAGTCCTCTTCGAGGTCGCACCCGCGGTCGCACAGGCGGCGATCTCCAGTGACGTCGCGCGCCGCGAGGTCGAACTCGACGAGTACAAAGAACAACTCGAAGCCCGCCTCGGGAAGTCCCGCGAGATGATGCGGGTGGTGCTGAACAAGGCCCGTAGCGACCCCAAGCGGGTCGCGCTTGCGGAGGGCGAGGACGAGAAGATGATCCGCGCGGCCTACCAGATGCAGGAGGAGGGGATCGCCCAACCCGTTCTCATCGGCGACCGCGAGGAGATCGAAACGACGCTCCGACGGCTCGGGCTCGCCTTTGAGCCCGACGTGGTCGATCTCTCGGAGGCCGAGTACGACGAGTACGCCGAACGCCTCTACGACCTGCGCCAGCGCAAGGGCTTTACCCGCAGCGAGGCCGCAGACATGGTCCGCCGGGACTCGAACTACCTCGGAAGCGTGATGGTCGAAGCCGGCGACGCCGACGCCCTGCTGACGGGGCTGACGCATCACTACCCCTCGGCGCTTCGCCCGCCGCTCCAGACCATCGGTACCGCCGAGGACGCCAACTACGCCGCCGGGGTCTACCTGCTGGCGTTCAAGGATCAGGTCGTCTTCTGTGCGGACGCGACCGTCAACCAGAACCCCGACGAGGACGTCCTCGCGGAGGTCACGCGCCACACCGCGGACCTCGCCCGCCGCTTCAACGTCGAGCCGCGTGCGGCGATGCTCTCGTATTCGAACTTCGGTTCGGTCGACAACGAGGGGACGCGAAAACCCCGCGAAGCCGCCCGACTCCTCCGCCGGGATCCGGACGTGGACTTCCCGGTCGACGGGGAAATGCAGGCCGACACGGCCGTCGTCGAGGAGATCCTCAACGGTACCTACGACTTCGCGGAGCTAGAGGAGCCGGCGAACGTGCTCGTCTTCCCGAACCTCGAGGCGGGCAACATCGGCTACAAACTGCTCCAGCGTCTGGGCGGAGCCGAAGCCATCGGCCCGATGCTCGTCGGCATGGACAAACCGGTCCACGTCCTCCAGCGTGGCGACGAGGTCAAGGACATCGTCAACCTGGCGGCGGTCGCCGTGGTGGACGCACAGAACCAGTAG
- a CDS encoding FAD-binding and (Fe-S)-binding domain-containing protein, protein MATTDRNDPATDDRANYDYTNGDVERPDLVADLEARVEGDVRFDEYSRELYATDASAYEVTPIGVVFPASTEDIAAVMGYCADREIPVLPRGGGTSLAGQSVNEAVVLDLSRYMTDITDVDPDAMRARAQTGITLGELNRTLEPEGIKFAPDPSTADRSALGGAIGNNTTGAHSLLYGKTDAYVEECEAVLSDGSVHTFGEVSVEELRESADPDGELIERIHAEVVRIIDEESDAVAERYPSMKRNVSGYNLDVLVEEARGEGATEEGTVNLARLLVGSEGTLAIVTEAEVALETIPETKSIGLLTYHSLLEAMEDVGPILEHEPAALEVLDGVLVDLARGLDEFKDVIGMLPDETDTFLLVEFYADSDEERREKVETLLEDRVDEIAFDGYEAYDKETQKDFWKMRKASTPILLSRTGDEKHIAFIEDVAIPPEHLPEYTADFKQVFEDHDTFGSFYAHAGPGCMHVRPLINTKTAEGVETMVSISDAATDLAVKYGGSVSGEHGDGRARTQWNKKLYGEHLWDVFRDLKTAFDPDWLLNPGSVCGDFDMSENLRFGPDYEFEAGFEPSLNWENDNGFQGMAELCHGCGGCRTSQDGAGGVMCPTYRAADEEITSTRGRANMLRQAMSGDLPDEEQFDVEFMHEVMDLCVGCKGCARDCPSEVDMAKMKVEVEHEYLKRHGVDLRSRVFARIDWLSDLGSATAPLSNLASSLPGSGLLTEKVLGIARERTLPAFEPETLTEWYEKRGPKVSEEQADRKVLLFPDTFTDHNNTKAGKAAIEVLEAANVHVRIPEGVTGSGRPAHSKGLIGLAKEKADRNVTALAPDVNADWDVVVVEPSDAVMFQLDYRDLLSGEAVERIAQNTYGVMEYIDRFRLDEAMSFGALDESLTYHGHCHQKAVKKDHHTVGVLRRAGYRVDPLDSGCCGMAGSFGYEAEHYSMSQAVGSMLFGQIEESSGESVVAPGSSCRSQIGDEYGEKPPHPVRKLAEALA, encoded by the coding sequence ATGGCAACAACCGACCGAAACGATCCTGCGACCGACGACCGAGCGAACTACGACTACACGAACGGCGACGTCGAGCGCCCCGACCTCGTGGCCGACCTCGAAGCCCGTGTTGAGGGCGACGTGCGCTTCGACGAGTACTCCCGGGAGCTGTACGCGACCGACGCCAGCGCCTACGAGGTCACGCCCATCGGCGTGGTCTTTCCGGCCTCGACCGAGGACATCGCCGCGGTGATGGGCTACTGTGCCGACCGGGAGATTCCCGTGTTGCCCCGTGGCGGCGGGACGAGCCTCGCGGGCCAGTCGGTCAACGAGGCGGTCGTACTGGACCTCTCCCGATACATGACCGACATCACCGACGTCGATCCCGACGCGATGCGCGCACGCGCTCAGACCGGCATCACGCTCGGCGAGCTCAACCGCACCCTCGAACCCGAGGGGATCAAGTTCGCGCCCGACCCATCGACGGCCGACCGCAGCGCCCTCGGGGGTGCCATCGGCAACAACACGACCGGCGCCCACTCGCTGTTGTACGGTAAGACCGACGCCTACGTCGAGGAGTGTGAGGCCGTCCTCTCCGATGGCTCGGTCCATACCTTCGGTGAGGTGAGCGTCGAGGAACTGCGCGAAAGCGCCGATCCCGACGGCGAGCTGATCGAGCGGATCCACGCCGAAGTGGTTCGCATCATCGACGAGGAAAGCGACGCCGTCGCGGAGCGCTACCCGAGCATGAAGCGAAACGTCTCGGGGTACAACCTCGACGTGCTTGTCGAGGAAGCCCGGGGGGAGGGGGCGACGGAGGAAGGGACAGTGAACCTCGCGCGCCTGTTGGTCGGCAGCGAGGGCACCCTCGCCATCGTCACCGAGGCCGAGGTAGCGCTCGAAACCATCCCCGAGACGAAGTCGATCGGACTGCTGACCTACCACAGCCTGCTGGAGGCGATGGAGGACGTCGGCCCGATCCTCGAACACGAGCCTGCCGCCCTCGAAGTGCTCGACGGCGTACTCGTCGACCTCGCGCGCGGGCTCGACGAGTTCAAGGACGTCATCGGGATGTTGCCCGACGAGACCGACACGTTCCTGCTCGTCGAGTTCTACGCCGATTCCGACGAGGAGCGCCGCGAGAAGGTCGAAACCCTGCTCGAAGACCGAGTGGATGAGATCGCCTTCGACGGCTACGAGGCCTACGACAAAGAGACCCAGAAGGACTTCTGGAAGATGCGCAAGGCCTCGACGCCGATCCTCCTTTCCAGAACCGGCGACGAGAAACACATCGCCTTCATCGAGGACGTCGCCATCCCACCCGAGCACCTCCCCGAGTACACCGCCGACTTCAAGCAGGTCTTCGAGGACCACGACACGTTCGGGAGCTTCTATGCGCATGCCGGTCCGGGCTGTATGCACGTCCGCCCACTGATCAACACCAAGACGGCGGAGGGCGTCGAAACGATGGTCTCGATCTCGGACGCCGCAACGGACCTCGCAGTCAAATATGGCGGCAGCGTTTCCGGGGAGCACGGCGACGGCAGAGCCAGAACCCAGTGGAACAAAAAGCTCTACGGCGAGCACCTCTGGGACGTCTTCCGCGACCTGAAGACGGCCTTCGACCCCGATTGGTTGTTGAACCCCGGTTCGGTCTGTGGGGACTTCGACATGAGCGAGAACCTCCGGTTCGGCCCGGACTACGAGTTCGAGGCGGGCTTCGAGCCCTCGCTCAACTGGGAGAACGACAACGGGTTTCAGGGGATGGCCGAGCTCTGCCATGGGTGTGGCGGCTGTCGTACGAGCCAGGACGGTGCGGGCGGGGTGATGTGTCCGACCTATCGCGCCGCCGACGAGGAGATCACGAGTACGAGAGGTCGGGCGAACATGCTCCGGCAAGCGATGAGCGGCGACTTACCTGACGAAGAGCAGTTCGACGTCGAGTTCATGCACGAGGTGATGGACCTCTGTGTGGGCTGTAAGGGCTGTGCGCGGGACTGTCCCTCCGAGGTGGACATGGCGAAGATGAAAGTCGAGGTCGAACACGAGTACCTGAAGCGTCACGGGGTCGACCTGCGCTCGCGCGTCTTCGCGCGGATCGACTGGCTCTCGGATCTCGGGAGCGCGACCGCGCCGCTCTCGAACCTCGCGAGTTCGCTGCCCGGGTCGGGGCTCCTCACCGAGAAGGTGCTGGGGATCGCCCGCGAGCGCACTCTGCCCGCCTTCGAGCCAGAGACGCTCACCGAGTGGTACGAAAAGCGCGGCCCGAAAGTGAGTGAGGAGCAAGCGGACCGGAAGGTCCTGCTTTTTCCCGATACGTTCACCGACCACAACAACACGAAGGCGGGTAAGGCCGCAATCGAAGTGCTGGAGGCCGCGAACGTCCACGTGCGGATTCCTGAGGGTGTGACCGGCAGTGGGCGGCCCGCCCATTCGAAAGGGCTGATCGGCCTCGCGAAGGAGAAGGCCGACCGGAACGTCACCGCGCTCGCACCGGACGTCAACGCCGACTGGGACGTCGTCGTCGTCGAGCCCTCCGACGCCGTGATGTTCCAGCTCGACTACCGGGACCTGCTCTCGGGTGAGGCGGTCGAACGGATCGCACAGAACACCTACGGCGTCATGGAGTACATAGACCGGTTCCGCCTCGACGAGGCGATGAGCTTCGGCGCGCTCGACGAGTCGCTTACGTATCACGGCCACTGCCACCAGAAGGCGGTCAAGAAGGACCACCACACCGTCGGCGTCCTGCGCCGGGCGGGCTACCGGGTCGACCCCCTCGATTCGGGCTGCTGTGGCATGGCGGGCTCCTTCGGCTACGAGGCCGAACACTACTCGATGAGCCAGGCGGTCGGCTCCATGCTGTTCGGCCAGATCGAGGAAAGCAGTGGAGAGAGCGTCGTCGCCCCCGGCTCGTCGTGTCGCAGTCAGATCGGCGACGAATACGGGGAGAAGCCGCCCCACCCGGTCAGGAAACTCGCCGAGGCGTTGGCTTAA